The sequence AGAAGCCGAGCCAATTCCAAGGCATGCGCTGATCATTCGAATACGAGTCGCGTCAGCCGCTGCCTCATGCTTTCCCTGCTATGTGCGGCTTGCCTCGTTCAGTTGGCGCGCACCGCGTCGGCTCAATGCGCCGCTCGCGATGTTCGGCAGAATCAACTGACGTTCAAGTCACCTTCGGCGCAAGCGCCCCAGCCCATCAAGTCGGCCCGCGATGTTGCGACCTGGAGGACGATCGCAATCGGCAGCTTTGCCGACCCGATCAGGCTGCGCAATGCGCTGCATGGAATGGGCTGCAATGTCGGTGGGCAGGCCGCTGAAATCCTCGCTCGACCGGCATTCACCGTCAGCCCTCAAAAGAAAGACGTGGAGCTTGTTGTCGTATCGCCGGCCCAGCTTGGGTTTGCGTCCGACACGACGACCTTGGCCGACGTTTACGCGCGCGCTCGGGAATTCGGGTTTGAACTCGTTGCGGCAGAAGTCGGTCCACAATTGCGGATCCAATATCTCGACCAGCCGATGGGTGAATTTCTCGTCATCGGAATGGAGCCGATCAAGACGTGGAGTGGCGAGCCGGTCATTCTGAACGTGGCAAATGGCGGAGCTGGATTGATCCTGATCGGGCAGGACGGCAGAGCCGAAGCGGGCATACCGGCGACATCCCGCTTCGTATTCGCGCGGTCCCGTCAACCCCTGTCCAGTCGCGAGTTCGTCGAGCAGGCAGCGGCCCGGCTTCCACGGTGAGCGGAACGGGCAGCGATTTCTGGCGATGCGCGACCTGATCGCCGCGGCCAAGATCGTGGTGCCCAGCATGGCCGCCCGTGTCATCGACCGCGCCATCCAGATCCACGGCGCCGCCGGCGTCTCGCAGGACACCTTCCTCGCCCGAGCCTACGTCTACGCCCGCTTCATCCGCATCGGCGACGGTCCGGACCAGGTGCACCTCGCCGCGGTCGGGAAAGAGCTGGTCAAGCGGGGCGGGGTGATGGGTAAAGGTTGCCGAGTGTGGCTGTCCAAGCTCACGGGCAGAATGCCATGAGATCTTCGCCGACGACGAAGGCGCCATCGTAGTCTTGCCGGGTTGCGTCAATGAGGTCCTGCGCCGTCGGAGGCCCGCTCTCCCCGTCGTCGATCAGCACGAGGTGATTGTAGACGGCAAGTTTCGGCGCGCATTTCGCGAAGACCCGCGCCGCATCCGCCGGCGTCGAGTGATGCCCGATGACTCGGCGGATCCGTTCGATCTCCATCGACGCGGGCCTGACCATGGCGACCTCATGGACGAGGAGATCGACGCGATCGGCATGAGCGATCAGGTTCTCGCAATAACGGGTATCACCGGACAGTACCGCGGATTTGCCGCGATAGTCGAAGCGATAGCCGAAGGCAGGCTTGATCTTGTCGCCGTGATCGACCTCGAAGCAGGTGATGCGGAGGCCTTCTCGATCGTGGATGACGCCGTCGCGTTCGAATTCGGCAGCATCGATGCGCGCGCCCTGCGGCGGAAGATGTTCATCGGCCATGCGGATGGCGATATCGGCACCGAATGCTTTTTCGAGATGATGCGTCAGATGAACGGTGCCCGGAGGCCCGAGAACGCGCATCGGCAGGCTTCGCCGCCCGAATTTGCCGCCGAGCCAGCCCGTCAACCAGATATCGGGAAGGCCGACCACGTGGTCGGAGTGGAAATGAGTGAGCAGCAGCAGGTCGATGCTGCCGATCGGAATTCCGAGTTGGAACAGGCGCATCGTCGCGCCGCGGCCGGCATCGACCATGATCTTCTGTGAACCGGCTTCGATCAAGGTCGCAGGTCCAAATCTGAGCGGGTCGGGTGAGGGCATGCCGCTGCCCAGCAGCGTCACCCTGAATGGCGTGTCCATTCTCACTGCTCCGCCGTGAAACCGGATGCCTTGATCGGAATGGCCCAACGTTCGATGTCTTCACGCTGGATGCGAGCAAAATCCTCAGGAGATGTACCGGTCGGCTTCAGTCCAATTTGCGCAATCCGTCCCTTGATCTCGTCATCCTGGATGATCTTCGCGATCGCGCTGCTCAGTTTGGCTATGGCAGTGGCCGGAGTGCGGGCAGGTGCGAAGAAGCCCCACCAGCCGCCGCCTTCGATATCGTATCCGCTTTCCTTGAAGGTCGGAATGTCGGGCAGGAACGTCGACCGCTGGGCGCCGGAGGTCGCCAGCACGCGTATCCGGCCCGCTTTGTGCAACTCCGTGAGTTCGTTGGTGGACAGCATGACGATGGGAATTTGGCTTCCCATCAGGTCCGTCAGAGCGAGCACGCCGCCCTTGTAGGCGATATGCTGCAACGGCACGCCGGCGGCCTTTGCGAACATCAGCCCGAAGAAATGGGGAAGCGTACCTGCGCCCGGCGTGCCGAAGTTGGCCTTGTCTGGGTTCGCTTTCAGCCATGCTACCAACTCGGATAGATTGCCGGCGGGAATCTTCGGGTCAATGCAGACGCCGAACTCGAACGTGGCAACCTGCGACACCGGCGCGAAATCCTTGATCGGATCGTAGTCGAGCGCGGGATAGACGCTTTGATAAACCACCATCGGCGCGATCGGAGTGGCGAGCAAAGTGTTGCCGTCCGGCTCGGCCGTCTTGACGGTCTGGACGCCGAGGCGGCCGGCAGCTCCCACACGCGGCTCGACCATCACCGGGCGCTCCAGCGCCGTGCCCAGTCGTTCTGCAATCAGCCGGGTCAATGTATCGCCGGAGCCTCCGCCGGGAAACGGATAGATGATGCGAAGGGGCGCGGTGCGCGTCTGCGCCCCCAGAGGAGACGCCAGTGTAAGCATGGTGAAACCGGCGATCGCGAAGGCAATCCGGGTGAACCGCATGTTGGCCTCCTCTTCGAGTGACCCTCAGCATCGCGGCTTCGGGGTATACCGGGAAGCTCGAATATCGGATATGCATATCAGGAACTTGGATAGAGGCGGGAATGGACGATCTGCGCCTGCGGCGCTTGAAGCTCCGCGATCTTCACGTTCTGGATGCCGTGGCCGAAGCGGGGAGCATGGCGAAGGCTGCCCCACGGCTCGGCATGTCACAGCCGGCCGTATCCCGCGTCGTTGCCGACATGGAGCATCTGCTCGGCGTGCCCCTGTTCGATCGGACCTCGACCGGCGTCGAACTGACGAGATTCGGCCATGCGTTGCGCCGTCGGACCACGGCCGTCACCGACGAACTCAAGCAGGGACTTGGCGAACTGGCGTTTCTTGCCGACCCGACCCAGGGCGAGATTCGTATTGGCACGACGGAGCCCATGGCGGCGCTGACCGCGACGATCATCCAGAACATCTCGGAGATGCATGGAAGAATCAGGTTTGTGGTCAGCGCGGCCGATACGCTCGCCCTGCATGAAAAGTTGCGTCACCGCGAGATCGACATTGCCGTCACGCGAATGGCAGCAGATTTTGACCGTTATCTGGACTTGGTCGGCGAGCCGTTGTTCGAAGACGAACTCGCCGTGATCGCGGGGAAGCACAATCCGCTGATGCGCCGCAGGCATCTCACGCTGCGAAGCCTGACGAACGAGAAATGGTTGTTGGGTCCGCCCGCAATGTCGTTCCTGCGCCCCTTCATCGAGGAGGCCTTTCGCAACGAAGGGTTGGATGTGCCGGCCGCTACGGTGACCTGCGGATCGTATGCGATGCAGATCAATCTGCTAGCGGCCGGTCCTTTTCTGGCAATCCTGCCCCGCGCCACGCTTCGCTATCCAGCGCCACATGCGACATTGGCCCCGCTGCGCATTCGCATGCCGACGACACGCCGCCCGGTTGGTCTGGTGCGGCTGAAGCACCGTCATATCAGCCCAACCGTGAACCTCTTTTGCCGCGTTGCGCGTGAAGCCGCCGCGAAAGTGCAATGAGCGCATCTTTCGCCCTGCATCACGTTCCGCATCGGCGACGAGCCGGACCAGGGTGCACCTCGCCGCGAGGATAAGCGCTGATCAAGCGCGGCGCGGTGATGGGGTAGGACGTCCCACGCCGCCGGGGAATGGCAACTCCGCGCTCCGGCCACGAAGTCGTATAGTTTTAGGTCATTGTAGCACAATAGTAACGACTGCCGATTGAGAATGGCGCTGCCTGCACTTTTGCGCAGTCACGCAAGAAGAGAGCAGGCCGCTTCCGCCCAACGAGAGCAGATTTGCCAAGTCGGAAGATGCCGTGATCCCCCGGAGCGTTTCCGAGCGAAGTGGACACCGGTTCGCGCGAAGCCTCTAGAGTATGCCTGGAAGCAGCTATCGCATGAATCAGCGTTGGATCATCGTGGCCGCGATCCTGCTGACGGCCCTGTTCGTGCAAATGCCCGTCGTTCTCAACACCGATTTGAGCTGCCTGCTTTCTGAAGGAGAGCAGATTCTGGATGGCCGGCAATTGGGGGTCGACCTCTTCGAACTCAATCCGCCGTTATCGATCTACCTGTACATGCCGGCGGCGCAGCTTGCGCGATGGACCGGAATCGCGCCTGAGATCATCGTGATCGTCCTGGTGATCATCGAGATCATTGGCTCGCTTGTCGTGATCGATCGCGCCGCTGCGGCGGCAAAGCTCGATGCTAGAGAGCGAAATATCTGGACGTGCGTGCTCGCCTTCCTGCTCGCCGTCCTCCCTGGCGCCGTATTCGGGCAACGCGAGCATATAGCCGTCATCGCGATGACGCCGTTTGTCGCCGTCACTGCGATACGCTGGCGTAGGCTTTCCCCCGGACTGGCCGCGATTCTGGCAGGACTGGGCGCCGGGCTGGCCATCAGCATCAAGCCCCAGCTTGGGCTCGTGGCAGGCCTGCCGATCATCCTTGGCGCCATCCGCCAGCGTTCCCTCAGGCCCTTGTTCACCCCGGAGGCGTGTGCAGCCGCCGCCGTCGCGATCGGTTACGGGGCCGTCGTCGTGATCGCCTTTCCCGACTACTTGTTGACCTATGCACCGATGGTTGCTGCCACCTATCTCCCGATGCGGAGGGATTTGGCGTACCTGCTTCCTTTCCCGATCCTCATAATCACTGCTTCGATTGTGTTTCTCCGCCGAGTGACTTCGCAGGGTCTCAGACTGGAGAGCGAAGCAACCCCGTGGCTGGCAGCAGCCATTGGCGGCGCCGCGAGTTTCCTTATTCAAGGCAAGGGCTGGACATACACGCTGTACCCGCTGTGCATGTTTGCGATTGCCGCACCGCTGCTGCACGTTCGCACGGGGGCGCTGCCAAGGCTGGTCAGGATCGGCGGCTTCGTCAGCGTTGTGCTGATCGGGTTCTGGTTGTCCTTGTCGGTCCGTGACTTTCCGCCGCTGGAGCAGCGGATCAACGCACTAGCAAAGCATCCGAAGCTGCTCACGATCGGCGATCACGTCGCGCTGGGCCATCCGCTTGTTCGCCAGATTGGTGGGACCTGGGTGGGTAGTTCGTGTGGCCAGTTGCTGACGGCCGGCGCAATTCTGGTCCAGAATAGCTC comes from Bradyrhizobium sp. CCGE-LA001 and encodes:
- a CDS encoding MBL fold metallo-hydrolase — translated: MDTPFRVTLLGSGMPSPDPLRFGPATLIEAGSQKIMVDAGRGATMRLFQLGIPIGSIDLLLLTHFHSDHVVGLPDIWLTGWLGGKFGRRSLPMRVLGPPGTVHLTHHLEKAFGADIAIRMADEHLPPQGARIDAAEFERDGVIHDREGLRITCFEVDHGDKIKPAFGYRFDYRGKSAVLSGDTRYCENLIAHADRVDLLVHEVAMVRPASMEIERIRRVIGHHSTPADAARVFAKCAPKLAVYNHLVLIDDGESGPPTAQDLIDATRQDYDGAFVVGEDLMAFCP
- a CDS encoding Bug family tripartite tricarboxylate transporter substrate binding protein; the encoded protein is MRFTRIAFAIAGFTMLTLASPLGAQTRTAPLRIIYPFPGGGSGDTLTRLIAERLGTALERPVMVEPRVGAAGRLGVQTVKTAEPDGNTLLATPIAPMVVYQSVYPALDYDPIKDFAPVSQVATFEFGVCIDPKIPAGNLSELVAWLKANPDKANFGTPGAGTLPHFFGLMFAKAAGVPLQHIAYKGGVLALTDLMGSQIPIVMLSTNELTELHKAGRIRVLATSGAQRSTFLPDIPTFKESGYDIEGGGWWGFFAPARTPATAIAKLSSAIAKIIQDDEIKGRIAQIGLKPTGTSPEDFARIQREDIERWAIPIKASGFTAEQ
- a CDS encoding LysR family transcriptional regulator — protein: MDDLRLRRLKLRDLHVLDAVAEAGSMAKAAPRLGMSQPAVSRVVADMEHLLGVPLFDRTSTGVELTRFGHALRRRTTAVTDELKQGLGELAFLADPTQGEIRIGTTEPMAALTATIIQNISEMHGRIRFVVSAADTLALHEKLRHREIDIAVTRMAADFDRYLDLVGEPLFEDELAVIAGKHNPLMRRRHLTLRSLTNEKWLLGPPAMSFLRPFIEEAFRNEGLDVPAATVTCGSYAMQINLLAAGPFLAILPRATLRYPAPHATLAPLRIRMPTTRRPVGLVRLKHRHISPTVNLFCRVAREAAAKVQ